One part of the Neodiprion virginianus isolate iyNeoVirg1 chromosome 3, iyNeoVirg1.1, whole genome shotgun sequence genome encodes these proteins:
- the LOC124300467 gene encoding 40S ribosomal protein S12, with amino-acid sequence MSDVETDDIPSGVAAGGPMDVNTALQEVLKNALIHDGVVHGLHEAAKALDKRQAMLCILAENCNEPMYKKLVQALCNEHQIPLIKVDNNKKLGEWAGLCKIDNAGKARKVVGCSCVVIKDFGEETPARDVLMEYLKQSSVL; translated from the exons ATGTCTGATGTGGAAAC CGATGATATTCCCTCCGGTGTGGCGGCTGGGGGACCCATGGACGTAAATACAGCCCTTCAAGAAGTTTTGAAGAATGCTCTTATTCACGACGGAGTTGTTCACGGACTCCATGAAGCGGCAAAAGCACTTGACAA GAGGCAGGCGATGCTCTGCATTCTGGCAGAAAACTGCAACGAGCCGATGTACAAAAAGCTAGTACAGGCATTGTGTAACGAGCATCAGATTCCTCTGATCAAAGTTGACAATAACAAGAAACTGGGTGAATGGGCTGGACTCTGCAAAATCGATAATGCTGGTAAAGCGCGCAAAGTTGTTGGGTGCTCCTGCGTTGTCATCAAG gattttGGAGAAGAGACGCCTGCCAGGGATGTTCTTATGGAGTACCTCAAACAAAGCTCTGTACTATAA
- the LOC124300468 gene encoding histone H2B-like, giving the protein MAPKTSGKAAKKAGKAQKNISKGDKKKKKKRKESYAIYIYKVLKQVHPDTGISSKAMSIMNSFVNDIFERIAAEASRLAHYNKRSTITSREIQTAVRLLLPGELAKHAVSEGTKAVTKYTSSK; this is encoded by the coding sequence ATGGCACCGAAGACTAGTGGCAAGGCGGCCAAAAAAGCTGGAAAGGCCCAGAAAAACATCTCGAAGggcgataagaaaaaaaagaagaagaggaaggagAGCTATGCCATTTACATCTATAAAGTGCTGAAGCAAGTCCACCCTGACACTGGAATTTCCAGCAAGGCAATGAGCATCATGAACAGCTTTGTTAATGACATCTTCGAGCGTATTGCTGCAGAGGCATCTCGACTCGCTCATTATAACAAGCGGTCCACCATCACTTCTCGGGAAATTCAGACAGCTGTTCGGCTTTTGCTACCGGGTGAATTGGCGAAGCACGCTGTGAGTGAGGGTACCAAAGCCGTCACCAAATACACTAGTTCCAAGTGA
- the LOC124301020 gene encoding histone H2A, protein MSGRGKGGKVKGKAKSRSSRAGLQFPVGRIHRLLRKGNYAERVGAGAPVYLAAVMEYLAAEVLELAGNAARDNKKTRIIPRHLQLAIRNDEELNKLLSGVTIAQGGVLPNIQAVLLPKKTEKKA, encoded by the coding sequence ATGTCTGGACGCGGCAAGGGCGGTAAAGTAAAGGGAAAGGCAAAGTCTCGCTCTAGTCGAGCCGGACTTCAGTTCCCAGTTGGACGAATTCATCGATTGTTGCGCAAAGGAAATTACGCCGAGCGCGTTGGTGCTGGAGCTCCGGTCTATTTGGCTGCTGTGATGGAGTATCTGGCTGCCGAAGTATTGGAGTTGGCTGGAAATGCTGCTCGTGACAATAAGAAGACCAGGATTATTCCTCGTCATTTGCAGTTGGCCATACGCAATGATGAAGAGTTGAACAAACTGCTGTCTGGTGTAACGATCGCTCAAGGTGGCGTTTTGCCCAACATTCAAGCAGTGCTGTTACCTAAGAAAACCGAAAAGAAGGCGTAA